The Helianthus annuus cultivar XRQ/B chromosome 16, HanXRQr2.0-SUNRISE, whole genome shotgun sequence genome includes a window with the following:
- the LOC110917844 gene encoding GDSL esterase/lipase At1g29670, with amino-acid sequence MGSHFGLLIYFTCLIMVLHFPNFVVSGKPQVPCYFIFGDSLFDTGNNNQLDTKWKANYPPYGIDFPKGHTGRFTNGRTAADIIGQNLGFDEFIPTYATATDDQISKGVNYASGGAGILDRTGIHNVITICHYIGYRLSYQARGLGVWSPISRISRIRKNTTFLKECIYVVNIGMNDYIHNYFSWIWSTGGTYNSSLLYSTQNYATILIIQYYRQLKALYNLGGRKVALFGLGQLGCTPFIVKNWGYKGKPCADIFSDAEYTFNYRLKTLVDGLNKLKPDARFTFINATSILQKKEGKL; translated from the exons ATGGGTAGCCATTTTGGCTTATTAATCTATTTCACTTGTTTAATAATGGTTCTGCACTTTCCAAATTTTGTTGTATCCGGTAAACCACAAGTCCCATGTTACTTTATATTTGGAGACTCTCTTTTTGATACTGGTAATAACAATCAACTTGATACTAAGTGGAAAGCAAATTATCCACCATATGGAATCGATTTTCCTAAAGGTCACACAGGCAGGTTCACTAATGGTCGAACCGCTGCTGATATTATCG GTCAAAATCTTGGCTTTGATGAATTCATTCCAACGTATGCTACCGCAACCGATGACCAGATCAGCAAAGGCGTAAACTACGCTAGTGGTGGAGCTGGTATTCTGGACAGAACTGGAATTCATAATGTAATCACCATTTGTCACTACATTGGGTATCGTTTATCTTACCAAGCACGAGGGCTTGGGGTGTGGAGCCCAA TTTCACGCATTTCACGCATACGAAAGAACACAACATTTCTTAAAGAATGCATTTATGTTGTAAACATCGGCATGAACGATTACATCCACAACTACTTTTCTTGGATATGGTCAACTGGTGGTACCTACAACTCATCACTGTTATATTCAACGCAAAATTACGCAACTATCCTTATTATACAATATTATCGGCAACTAAAG GCTTTGTATAACTTGGGAGGTAGGAAGGTTGCTTTGTTCGGTCTAGGTCAATTGGGTTGCACTCCGTTTATTGTTAAAAATTGGGGATATAAAGGAAAACCATGCGCAGATATCTTCAGTGATGCCGAATATACATTCAACTATAGGCTAAAAACTCTTGTTGATGGACTCAACAAACTTAAACCAGATGCTAGATTCACTTTCATCAACGCaacaagcattttgcagaaaaaaGAAGGTAAACTATAA
- the LOC110919855 gene encoding uncharacterized protein LOC110919855, which produces MNILSVNLRGVRDSRKVDRIRGIITSYGVHFLAIQETKLGDMSNFIFNGYRGRAAYQLEVVSAEGRSGGLACLWNPGIFTCDNVIKDHYFLALSGSLNQIGTRINLVNVYASSDATVKRSIWDRLVTIKNSLQGLWVFMGDFNEVRDEMERFNSEFIASNAEAFNQFILATGLSEYQMGGGRYTYISDRGDKLSKLDRFLVCLGFLERWSMATVLALNRDVSDHRPILLSTIPSDFGHIPFRCYNSWMEIPGFILWRS; this is translated from the coding sequence ATGAATATCTTATCAGTAAATTTAAGGGGAGTACGGGATTCCCGTAAAGTCGATCGGATCAGGGGGATTATTACTTCTTATGGAGTTCATTTTCTTGCTATTCAAGAAACAAAATTGGGCGATATGTCTAATTTTATATTCAACGGTTACCGGGGCAGAGCAGCTTATCAACTGGAAGTTGTTAGTGCAGAGGGCAGATCCGGGGGTCTAGCTTGTCTATGGAACCCGGGTATTTTTACTTGTGATAATGTCATTAAGGACCATTATTTTTTGGCTCTATCTGGCTCATTGAATCAGATTGGCACTCGTATCAACTTGGTGAACGTTTATGCTTCCAGTGATGCCACTGTGAAAAGGTCTATTTGGGATAGGTTGGTGACTATAAAGAATTCTCTGCAAGGGTTATGGGTCTTCATGGGGGATTTTAATGAAGTTAGAGATGAAATGGAGCGATTCAATTCTGAATTCATTGCGTCTAATGCGGAGGCCTTTAATCAGTTTATTTTGGCCACGGGCCTGAGCGAGTATCAAATGGGAGGTGGTAGATATACGTATATTTCGGACCGTGGGGACAAATTAAGCAAGTTGGATCGGTTTCTGGTTTGTTTAGGGTTCCTGGAAAGATGGTCGATGGCGACAGTTTTAGCACTTAATCGGGATGTATCTGATCATAGGCCCATTCTTCTGTCCACTATTCCATCGGACTTTGGTCATATCCCGTTCAGATGCTATAATTCATGGATGGAAATTCCAGGTTTTATTTTATGGAGATCGTAA